ATTTGCTGCATTTGTTGGGGTGAAGCGTCTGGCTGCATGAGAGTATTGTTAGAGAAACCAGCGATCGCAAACATTCCCAGGAAAACTTTAGCGACTAAATTTGCATCCATTTGGCGATAAATGCCTTTATCCATAGCAGTTTGGAAGAAGGCTTCGGCAACATCGGTCATTTTCACGATAACTTCTGTTTGGATGCGATCGCGCAAGTCTGGGTGGAATTGCACTTCCATGAAGCAAACCTTCATTAGATCGGCATTTTTGTGCAAATTCCACATCCTGCGGCGCATTACCTGAGCAACAGCCTTATAACTGCCCATTTCGCTCAATTCGGTGAGCAAATCTGTGAGGATATCTATCCAACCACCCGTTGCGACTTCTACCAAAATCGCTTTTTTGTTAGGAAAATGACGAAATAAAGTCCCTTCCGCTACGCCGGCTGCTTGTGCTAAATCACGGGTAGTAGTACCATCAAAGCCTTGAGCGGCAAATAACTTCAGCGCGGCTTGTAAAATGCGCGAGCGTGTCTGCGCCTCGGAAGGTGGAGAAGAATTAAAAACTCGCATATTAGTTATTGTAAAATCTCCGAAACATTACTTGTAGCATTATTGTCTACTGTCAGGGGCAAAAAGCACAGAAAGCTTAATACAAGATTAACGCTCTCATTGTTGGTTGACCTGCTGCTAAGGTAGTGAAAATCTCTTTTATTTGTTGCTTATGAATCAATCTAGTCGTTCAATATCCCGGCGGCTGTTGGCAATTTTGTTAGTAACGGTCGTTCTTTGGTGGGGGTGGACACCAAAAATCGCGTTAGCACAAACGCCAACTACTCTCCAACCCAGTAAAACACCAACTTCAAAAGTTCAAACTTCGATTCAACCTTATTTAGATCGAGTAATTAAGGAGTTGACGGAGTTCCGATTAGATAATGGTATGAAGTTTATTGTCTTAGAACGCCATCAAGCACCTGTAGTTTCTTTTCTCACCTACGCTAATGTCGGCGGTGTGGATGAACCAGATGGAAAAACAGGTGTGGCTCACTTTCTAGAGCATTTGGCGTTCAAAGGCACTACACGCATCGGTACGGTTAACTATCAAGCAGAAAAACCTTTACTTGAGCGTTTAGAACAGTTAGACACACAAATTAGAGCCGCAAAAGCCAATGGTAAGCAAGATGATGTTGCTAGGTTGCAAGCGACTTTTAAGGAAGTAGAATCACAAGCAGCTAAATTAGTCAAGCAAAATGAACTAGGACAAATTGTCGAACAAGCTGGGGGTGTAGGTTTAAACGCTACTACTACCACAGAGGCGACACGTTACTTTTACAGCTTTCCCTCCAATAAGTTGGAACTTTGGATGTCTCTAGAATCAGACCGATTTCTTGACCCTGTAATTCGCCGGGAATTTTATAAAGAAAAAGATGTAATTTTAGAAGAACGACGAATGCGGGTGGAAAATTCACCTGTCGGCTTGATGGTGGAGAAATTTATCGATACCGCTTACAAAGTTCATCCTTATAGACGACCTGTCATTGGTTACGACCAAGACATTCGTAACCTCACGCCAGAGGATGTACAAAAGTTTTTTGCGACTTACTACGTACCTAGTAATATCACTATTGCTGTTGTTGGAGATGTCAACCCAACTGAGGTAAAAAAACTAGCACAAACCTACTTTGGACGTTATAAAGCCGCACCTAAACCACAGTCAAAAATAAAAATCGAACCACAGCAGACTCAAACCAGAGAAGTGACTGTAGAATTACCTTCTCAACCTTGGTATTTTGAAGGTTATCACCGCCCAGCAATCACACATCCTGATAATGCTGCGTATGAAATTATTGGTGCTTTGTTAAGTAATGGGCGCACATCACGGCTGTATAAGTCTTTAGTTGAGCAAAAGCGTTTAGCCTTAAATGCTCAAGGTTTTAGTGGTTTCCCAGGTGATAAATATCCCAACCTGATGCTATTTTATGCTCGCACATCTCCCGGTCATACAGTTGATGAGTTAGCGGTAGCTTTAGGTCAAGAAATTGACAAGCTGAAAACGGAACCAGTCTCGGCTACTGAGTTAGAAAGGGTAAAAACACAAGCTAGGGCAGGATTGGTACGCAGCCTTGATTCTAATATGGGCATGGCACAACAACTTTTAGAATTTGAAGTAAAAACTGGTTCTTGGCGGAATTTGTTTAAGCAATTAGATGAAATTATTGCTGTGACTCCTGCGGATATCCAACGAGTGGCAAAGGCAACTTTTACACCAGAAAATCGAACAGTTGGCAAGTTGTTGCCTAAGAAAGCATAAACAATACACCGCAGAGATTAGGAGATAAGCAACAGATATGCAGAGGCTTAAACAATTCAAAATGGGTAAAGGTAAGAGATTGATTTATGGCTTAGTGGCTGTTTTTGCTTTTTTGACTGTCACTTTTAACTTTTCCCTCTCGGCGACAGCAGCAGCCAAACACTACACCCAGTTGCAGTTTGCACCTTTACCTGAGATTAAGTTACCCAAGTACGAACGGTTTGTGCTGCAAAATGGCTTGGTTGTGTATTTGATGGAGGATCATGAACTACCTTTAATCGGTGGTACAGCAATGGTACGGACTGGGAGTCGCTGGGAACCAGCAGATAAGGTGGGGTTGGCTGCTTTAACAGGCGTAGTCATGCGGACTGGTGGCACTAAACAGCGTTCAGGCGATGATCTCAATCAAATATTAGAGCAACGAGCCGCATCTGTAGAAGTGAGTATTGGTGAAGCTTCAGGTAGTGCTAGTTTTGACTCATTAACTGAAGATACCGAAACAGTGTTTGGGTTGTTTGCAGAAGTTCTGCGAGAACCAGTATTTGCCCAAGAAAAACTAGATTTAGTGAAAACTCAAGCTAAGGGGGGGATTGCCCGGCGAAATGATGACCCCGATGATATAGCAAGTAGAGAATTTCGTAAGTTGATTTATGGCAATGATAGCCCCTATGCACGGATTACAGAATATGCCACAGTAGATGCGATCGCCCGTGAAGACTTGGTACAGTTCCATCAAAAGTATTTCCACCCCAATAATATGATTTTGGGGATTGTGGGGGATTTTGAACCGCAAAAAATGCGATCGCTTATTCAAGCTAAGTTAGGTAATTGGGTGCGTAATCCCAAATTCACTAAACCAACTGTACCAGAGGCATCCTCAGTCAATAAAGGCGGAGTATTTTTCGTCAACCAACCCCAACTTACCCAAAGTAGTGTATTAATTGGGCATTTGGGTGGCCAATTCAATAATCCAGATTATGCAGCCTTAGATGTATTGAACGGCGTGTTAAATGGCTTTGGTGGACGCTTATTTAATGAAGTGCGATCGCGTCAAGGTTTAGCCTACTCTGTATATGGTTCATGGAGTCCACGCTTTGACTATCCGGGAATGTTTATTGCTGGTGGACAAACCCGTTCTGATGCTACCGTGCAGTTTGTCAAAGCCTTACAAGCCGAGATTAAGCGTATCCAGTCCCAACCAGTAACAGCAGAAGAATTAGCCCGTGCTAGAGAGTCTACACTTAATTCTTTTGTATTCAACTTTCAAGACCCCGCCCAAACTTTATCGCGGTTAATGCGCTATGAGTATTATGGTTATCCCGCAGATTTTCTCTTTCGCTATCAAAAAGCTGTAGCCGCAACCACAGCCGCCGATGTGCAGAGAGTAGCCAAGCAATACCTCAAACCAGATAATTTCGTAACTTTGGTAGTAGGAAATCAAACTGCTATTCAGCCACCGTTAACTCAGTTAGCCGCCCAGGTAACACCAATTGATGTGACTATTCCTAGCCCACAAGCGCGGAATTGAAGGAGAAAGTTGACAGTGGACAGTTGAAAGTTGACAGTTGAGAGGTTACTTCCACTGTCCACTCCCTACTCCCTTCAGTAATACTAAAGATTAAAAAAAAATATTTATACGAGATTTTGAGGAAATTTCTATTATCTTGTTTGATAAACACCGAAATAAGATAAAGTTATGAAATTTCAAGAAATCGGTCAAGTTGCCTTGGCACTTTTAACCCAGTTTGGGCTAAAAGTAATAGGTGCGATAGCTCTGTGGATTATTGCACAAAAGTTAATTGATTTTGCCATCAAGTTAATACGCCGTAGTTTTCGCAGCCAGAATATTGAGCCAACGCTGATTAATTATGTATTAAATATTATTTCTGTCACCTTGAGAATTGTGCTAATTGTAGCCATTCTCGGCTTTTTTGGTGTAGAAACAACTTCTTTTGCAGCATTATTAGCAGCAGCCGGTGTAGCTATTGGTGCAGCATGGGGCGGACTTCTGGCTAACTTTGCGGCTGGCGCGTTTTTAATTATTTTCCGTCCTTTCAAAGTCGGTGATTTTATTACCGCCGCCGGAGTGACAGGAACAGTTACAGAAATAGGATTGTTTACCACGGATATTACTACGCCTGATAATGTGTTAACAATTGTGGCGAATAACAAAATATTTGCTGATAATATCCAGAATTTCTCGGCTAATCCTTTCCGGCGCGTTGATTTGCTGGCACAACTACATCATGATGTTGATCATAATCAGGCGATCTCACTTTTAAAAGCCAGAATTAGTCAAATTCCCAATGTAGTTACTAACCCAGCACCAGATGTAGAAATTCTTACTTTTACTTTGGCAGGGCCAGTATTAGCTGTGCGTCCGTATTGTAATAATGAACATTATTGGCAAGTGTATTTCGACACAAATAAAGCCATCCGCGAAACTTTTGGTGAAGCTGGATATCCAATTCCTGAACAACGTTACGCCTTTAATTTTCCATCAGAAAATGGCACAAGTTCCGTTATTCCTCCATCTGTAATCAATTCATAATCAGGCAATTACTTTTTAATTGTCGTATTTTTCTCAAAAATCAACTAATAATTTACAAAAAGGTAAGTCATTCCATGACTTACCTTTTTACTATTTAGGGCTTGCTGAAAAAGTCATTTCAAAGGAAGAGAAAAATTGATTAAGTAGTCAGTCCAGAAAAAAGATAAGTTTTTGTTGTTTAAGGTTTAATGAAATATCAGTTTCGATAATAGAAGAAGTAAAAAAAGACTCAGTTTTGAAAAATAGGCAAAAAAATACACAAAAAAGCCGTAATAGCAGAGTAGAAAGATTCATAACTAAAAAAGTTATGGCAATAGCGGTGAAAGAAGTATGAGGAAGTTTAGCCATAACTCTACCAAGGCTAAATCTTCGTTTACCTTGTCCAAACTTGCCCTCAATACAATTACGAATCCTTTCGTCATAAGCGGCTTGTTTCTTCTTTTCAGGGCTGACATTTTGGGGGGGTCTACCTAGTGGTGGGCCACTAATTCTAATTCCCCTTTCTTGACACCAAGCTCGATTCTCCCTCGTCCGATAAATCTTATCAACATGAACTGATTCAGGATAATATCCGGTGTAGTTTTTGTATGCTTCTACTTGTGATTTTAAGTCTCCTGATTCGTTAAAGTTGTCCCAACTAATATGGTCTAAAAATACATAGCCATCATAGTAACTAGCTGAAAACTTAGCCCCAAACTCTACTGTTCTCCCGGCTTTACCTCGGATAATCGGACGAATGTGTGGTTGGTTTAAACTGACAATGCGGTCTTGTATACTAATTTTTTGATTTTCATATAACCATAACTGTTGACGATAAACTTCTGCTACTACTAGCAACATCTTATATTGACTGTTGCTCAGTTTTAATAGTGACGCACCTAAATTTATTAGCTGCTGAATATGAGTTAAATTTCTGTTGATATATTGCAGTTGCTTTCTGATAGCTTTCCTTCTTTCTTTAACTGTTGGTTTTCTTTTCTTGGCTACTGCTAAATAATCCTTTCTTGCTTTGTTTCTGTAGGTTCTTGGTTTGTTGATATTTCTTACTAATAAGGACTTATATAATGTATCTATGATTGTTTCTGTTTGCTTTCTGGCTTGATTTAATAATCCTAAATCTGTCGGATAACTTATGTCTGCTGGCGCACAACTAGCATCTAATATTAATTTTCCTCTATTGGCTGGCTTACTTTTTGAATCCTCGACCTCTGGCTTTTTTGCTCTTACTTCTACCTCCTGTTTATTTTCTAACATCTTCCTGACTATTTCTTGATTGATTTTATTGACTAATTCTATATCTATCCTTTCTCTAAAATGAACTAGCATTGACGGGTCAAATGCAGATTCATTACTATATGCTGACATTCCTATAAAGTATTGCAGATACGGGTTCTCCCGAATTTGTTCTACTGTCTCTCTGTCACTTATTCCTAATTTTTCTTTAATTATTAATGCTCCCAACGCCATTCTAAATGTTTTGGCTGGCGCTCCCATTCTTGCTGAAAATATTTCTGCGTACTCTGCTTCAAATTTTGACCAAGGTATCATGTTCGCCATGATTACCCATCGGTTATCTGACGCTAGTTTTCCCCCAAAGGGTAGTTCAAAGTTTTCTGCTGCTTTTTCTTGCTTTTGCGCTCTTCGATACATTTTAACGCAACTTGCTACAAGGATTTTTACTTATCTTACCCTTTTTCTTTTCACCTTATTTTTCTTTCCTGACCCTGAAACTCTTCATTCTGCTATCTTTCGCCCTTATTCAGCCAGCCCTATTTATTATCTGTGATACCGTTTCACTTTAATATTGATACACATAGGCAGCAGGGAAAACGAATTAGAGATTTATCATGTGTATCATGTATTTCGTGAATTGGTATGACTCTGTTTCTCTATGTTTTAAAGTCACTACAGAGACAAAGAGAACCTATCTTAAGAAGGAGGAGAGTTTATCAGCTTATTCTCAATATTATGTCAGTACAAAATAAATATTTTGTTGAACTGACTGTTTTTTCTAAAAAGCATAATAAATAGAGAAAAACTGATGAATATACCTGCAATTAGTCAAGTTGCTCTTGCTCTTTTAATCCAATTCGGGCTGAGAGTTTTAGGCGCGATCGCCCTTTGGATTGTTGCTCAATGGTTAATTGATTTTGGTTTAAAATTATTGCGTCGCGCTTTTCGTAGTAGACAAGTCGAACCGACATTAATTAACTATATTGTGAATATAGCAGCCGTTTTACTAAGAATTGTTTTAATTGTAGCAATTCTGGGCTTTTTCGGCATAGAAACTACTTCCTTCGCTGCATTATTAGCGGCTGCGGGTATAGCCATCGGTGCAGCTTGGAGTGGACTTTTAGCTAACTTTGCGGCTGGTGCATTTTTGATTATTTTTCGTCCATTTGCAGTTGGCGACACCATCACAGCCGCAGGTGTTACTGGAATAGTAGAAGAAATAGGATTATTTACAACAACAATAAATACATTAGATAATGTCAGAACAATTGTTGGTAATAATAAAATATTTGCTGACAATATCCAAAACTTTTCTGCCAATCCTTACCGCCGCGTAGACTTAGAAGCGCAACTTCATCATAGTGTTGATCATGAAGATGCAATTAGGCGATTAAAAGAAAGAATTAGCCAAATTCCTCATGTATTAAATAATCCTGTGCCAGATGTAGAAATATTAGACTTCAACTTAGCAGGGCCACTACTAGCAGTGCGTCCTTATTGCCATAATGAACATTACTGGCAAGTTTATTTTGCTACGAATAAAGCCATCCGCGAAACTTTTGGTGCTGCTGGATATCCTGTACCCGAACAAAACTACAGGTTTATAGAAGCATCACGGGATGGAACATCAGCTAGTGTGGCACAACGCACATCTTTGGGCTAGAGTGTGCGATAATAAATGTATATACCCATTTACTTGATATGTCTTCTTTTTCTTGCGCTAGTTGTGCAGTTGTTCTGAACCAACAACAGACGCAAAATACATCGTATCAAAACCAATGTCAGGATGATTCCGTTAACCACCCTGAAAGTGTAGACAAAACTTGTACTGTGGTGGAAAATGGTAGGGTTGTAGTTAAACCATTGCCGCCACAAGGTAATGATAAGGCTGAGGCTTAGTCTGATTTAATATTGCTGTGGCATGGCTACGTGAATGTATGAATATACGTCATGCTGATATGAAGTTACAATGAGATTGTGCAGAAATTTATGAGTGGTAAGACAAAACTTACTCATGAACAAGCAGAAGGTTTAGAAAAGTTTTTTCATATTGAAGCAGGTTTATTTAGATCAAGCGATCGCTCTTTTCTAGGATGGGTAAATGGTTAGAGAATACTCACCGCAAACACAAGCCAATTCACCCCAAGAACATCTACCCCCGCTTCAAAGTGGCGATCGCCTAACTCGTCCCGAGTTTGAACGGCTTTATGCTGCTGATACCCATGCCAAAAAAGCCGAACTGATTGAAGGAATCGTTTACGTGGCTTCACCCTTAAGACATCAACAGCATGGTAAACCCCATAGTCGAGTAATAACTTGGTTAGGAGTCTACCAATCATTAACTCCTGGTGTTGACTTAAGTGATGCCCCAACTGTGAGGCTTGATTTGGATAACGAACCACAACCGGATGCAGTATTATTCATTGAACCAGATGCAGGCGGACAGACTCGATTGAGTGACGATGGTTATATTGAAGGTGCGCCTGAGTTAATTGTCGAAATAGCCGCAAGTAGTGCTGCAATTGATAGGGGTAGCAAAAAGCAGGTTTACCGCCGTAACGGGGTGCTGGAGTATGTAATCTGGCAATCTTACGAGAATCAACTGGAATGGTTTTACGTGATTGATGGTGACTATCGATTGCTATCTCCTGATGCAGATGGTATTATTCGCTCTCAAGTATTTCCAGGTTTGTGGTTAGCAGTAGAAGCATTGCTGAATAATCAGATGGCGCAGGTATTGAAAGTATTGCAGTTAGGGTTAAATTCACCTGAACATAGTGATTTTGTGCAGAAATTGGCAAACAGGTGAAGATGCGATCGCTTTCTCTAAATAAACCTACATCAACATGAAAAAACTTGATTCTAGGCGATCGCATCTTCTGAGCAACCGTTAGTATGGATTAAGTAAGGCAGTGATACTTAGTTTAAATCGGATCATAAACAAGCTTTAAGTAGTAATGATAAGCTTTTAATCAGGGCTAAGGTCAGGAATAATGGAGAAAGCAGTAACACTAGAAGATGCTCTTAAATTGGTGAAGCAACTTTCATTAGTAGATAAGATACGCTTAATTGAACAAGTTGCACCTCAAATTGAAAAAGAGTTGATAACGGTTCAGCCAAAACAGCGAATTTCCTTAAGAGGATTGTGGAAGGGTAATCAAGTAACAGAATCAGATATTGCTGAAATCAGACAGCAAATGTGGTCAAACTTCCCCCGCGATGATTTTTAATGTCTGATTTAGTAACTGATACCCATGCTTTGATTTGGTATCTAGAAGATAGCCAGAAACTTAGCTATGCTGCTAACCAAGCTTTTGAAAGATGCGATCGCGGTGAAATTGTTATTTATATTCCTACGATTTGTCTTGTAGAAATTGTTTATTTGCAAGAGAAAGGGCGTATATCAGCACAAATGAAGACTCAGCTAGATGCTGCGTTAATAGCTAACAATAGTGGGTTAATTCTGGCGAATCTTACAGATGAGGTAGTCACAGCATTGGCAACAATACCACGAGATATTGTTCCTGATATGCCTGACAGAATTATTGTAGCTACCGCCAAGCATTTGGGTTTACCCTTAATTAGTCGAGACTCCAAGATAACTACATCTGGGATAAATATTATTTGGTAACTTGAATGTTTTGAAAGTTGAACACCTTTACTATATTTTTTAACTAAATATCGAAATTATCATATATCCACATCGGCTTAACATTATCAGCTAAACGAAAACCTACTTTCTCATAAAATGAAGTAGCATTATCAACAGAAAGTAGAATTTGTTGATGAAAATATGAGTATTTCTGTTTTAAGCGATGAATAATTTCACGCCCAATACCACAACGTTGATACGCAGGTAGTACCAATAAATGAGGATAGTAAACTACAAGCGCCCCATCTGAAATAGCATTTCCTAAACCTACAAGAATATCTTTATACCATGCAGAAATCACAATTTCACTGTTGGATAAGGCGAATAACAACTTCTCTGGTTTTTTGGCAGATGACCAACCACACTGGCTATAAAGGTAAATAACTTGTTCAGGTGGAAGATCAGAATTTTCTCGAAACTCAATTTCTTGAATATTCATTTTCGGCAAAGGTTTTTATTTGACTATCACTCATGCACGCTCTTATCTTTATTTAGACGAAGATTAATTTACCGCCGCCGGATATTGTTGTAATACCTGCTGCAAATATTGCCCAGTATAAGAACGGGAATTTTTTGCAACTTCTTCTGGTGTCCCAACTGCAATAATTTCTCCTCCCTTATCGCCACCGTCTGGCCCCAAATCTATCACCCAATCAGCACAACGAATCACATCCAAGTTGTGTTCAATTACTAAAATTGAGTTACCCTTATCCACCAATCTTTGCAACACATCTAATAACTTATGGACATCATAAAACGATAAGCCTGTCGTGGGTTCATCGATTAAATATAGTGTCTTACCTGTAGCGCGGCGAGATAATTCTGTGGCTAATTTCACCCGTTGCGCTTCACCACCAGATAATGTAGTTGCAGGTTGTCCAAGCTGGACGTAACCCAAGCCGACATCAAATAAGGTTTGCAACCTTGTCACAGCTTTGGGAATGTTTTGGAAGAAATCTAAACTCTCCTCAACAGTCATGTTGAGAACGTCAGAAATAGATTTATCCTTATATTTCACTTGCAAGGTTTCGCGGTTGTATCTTGCACCTTTACAAACTTCGCACTGTACGTAAACATCAGGGAGAAAGTTCATTTCAATGACATTTACACCCTGTCCGCTACAACCTTCACAGCGTCCGCCTTTAACGTTGAAAGAAAATTGTCCGGGTTTGTAACCTCTGGCTTTGGCTTCTATTGTTTGCGAAAATACATCCCGAATAACATCAAAAACACCTGTGTAAGTTGCAGGGTTAGAACGTGGTGTGCGGCCGATGGGTGACTGGTCGATGACAATGGCTTTATCAACTGCATTTAAACCTTGAATTTTATCTAAATCTTTAGGTAATGGAACTTTTTTAGTGAGATGATGTTGTAGTGATGGGTAAAGTAATTCGTTAATTAATGTTGATTTCCCAGAACCAGAAACACCTGTTACCGCTACAAGTTTACCTAAAGGAATTTCGACATCGATATTTCTTAGATTGTTGCGATAGGCATTTTTAATTATTAGACTACGACCATTACCTTCTCTGCGTTCTGCTGGTGTATGGATGACCCTGCGTCCTGATAAGTATGCACCAGTCAGAGATTTTTCTGCTGCTAATAAATCCTCTAAACCACCTTGAGAAATAATATTACCGCCGTGAATACCTGCACCGGGGCCAATATCAACTAAGTAATCGGCGGCACGGATTGTTTCTTCATCGTGTTCGACTACGATTAAGGTATTACCTAAATCGCGTAATTTGATTAAAGTTTTTAACAATCTGCCGTTATCTCTTTGATGTAAACCAATGCTTGGTTCATCTAAAACGTAGAGAACTCCTGTTAAGCCGGAACCAATTTGTGTGGCGAGGCGGATACGTTGGGCTTCCCCACCAGAAAGGGTCATGGCTGCCCGGTCTAAGGTAAGATAATCTAAGCCGACATCTAACAAAAATTGCAATCTAGCTTTAACTTCTCGCAAAACTAAATCGGCAATTTTCATCTGCCGATCGCTCATTTTTAACTGCTCTGTTCTCTCCCGGCAATCCCGAATCGATACTCCAGTTAAATCTAATATATTATATTGTCCTAACTTCACAGACAGAGCTTCTGGTTTTAGCCGTTTTCCCTTGCACACTTCACAAGGTTGGTCGATTAAATATTGCTCTAATTTCTGCTTAACTAATTCTGAACCGCCCTCATATTGGCGTTGTAAAATTGGCAGTACACCTTTAAACTGGGGTGTCTTTTGGTTATCTTTCCCTTCCGGTTTCTCCCCATACAAAATGATTTGCTGTTGTTCTGGTGTCAGCTTATGCCACTGAATTTGCAACTCAAAATTATGAGTCTGTCCCAAACTGTATAGTAGTTCTAAATAATAGGAATTTTCTTTTTCTGACCAAGGTGCGATCGCCGCGTATACTGGTGCATCAGGGTCAGGTATTACCAACTCTGGCGAAAATCTGCGTAAAGTTCCAAGACCGTGACAGTTGGGACAAGCGCCGTAGGGGGAGTTAAAGGAGAACAAGCGCGGTGATAACTCCTCCATTACCGCACCATGTTCAGGACAGGCGAAGTTTTCGGAAAAGACTAATTCTTCTTCTTTTGCTTCTGGGTTGTCGGAAGCTGGACTAATCAGGATGTTTGCAATACCACTAGACTGCTTTAAGCACGTAGATAAAGAGTCTACTAAACGTTCTTGTAGACCGTCTTTTTTCACCAAGCGGTCAATGACTACTTCAATTGTATGGGTAATATTTTTATCCAACTCAATCGAATCGGACAGTTCCCGGACTTCGCCATTAACCCGCACCCGGACAAAACCTTGGGAAGCCAAACTAGATAACGTCTTGCGATGAGTTCCTTTCTTACCCCGCACCACAGGCGCGAGAATTTGGAACTTTGTCCGGTCTGGTAGTTCCATAATTCTATCAACCATCTCATCGATAGTTTGGGGTGCAATACAGCGATCGCATATGGGACAATGGGGTTCACCAGCCCGACCAAACAACAGTCGCAGATAGTCGTAAATTTCTGTCACCGTTCCCACTGTGGAACGGGGGTTATGAGATGTAGATTTCTGATCAATGGAAATTGCGGGACTTAAACCCTCAATGGCTTCTACATCAGGTTTATCTAATTGTCCTAAAAATTGTCTGGCGTAGGCGCTAAGAGATTCCACATAACGCCGTTGACCTTCAGCGAAAATCGTATCAAATGCCAGAGAAGATTTACCCGACCCTGATACACCAGTAAACACAATCAGGCGATCGCGTGGCAACTCCAAGTCAATATTCTTCAGATTATGCTGTCTCGCACCCCGAATCCTAATGGTATTCTGGCTGTTGTGATTAGTGTAGGGAAGATGTCCATTTAAGGATGCGGCTAACTTATTATCTGACATATAGACCAAGTGATAAAGTGAGGCAGCGCGAAACAGTTTTTAATAATACTATTTTTCCTATGGTAATAGTAGAACAATCGTACTGTTTTAGGTGGGGATTGCCCAATATTTATACCTTGATTCCCAATCTGAAATAATTCCATCTCTTTGGGTAGATTTTTCTGACTAAAAGGTGATTTTTTAGGCTTTGTAGTATTATAATTACGAAATTATTAGCATTCTAATTGTTAGGCTGACTAACAATAATGGTTACTCAAGCATAATTAACCACATCTGTCTGAGAA
Above is a genomic segment from Nostoc sp. MS1 containing:
- a CDS encoding TetR/AcrR family transcriptional regulator, coding for MRVFNSSPPSEAQTRSRILQAALKLFAAQGFDGTTTRDLAQAAGVAEGTLFRHFPNKKAILVEVATGGWIDILTDLLTELSEMGSYKAVAQVMRRRMWNLHKNADLMKVCFMEVQFHPDLRDRIQTEVIVKMTDVAEAFFQTAMDKGIYRQMDANLVAKVFLGMFAIAGFSNNTLMQPDASPQQMQQMAEGLADIFLNGVLAKD
- a CDS encoding M16 family metallopeptidase codes for the protein MNQSSRSISRRLLAILLVTVVLWWGWTPKIALAQTPTTLQPSKTPTSKVQTSIQPYLDRVIKELTEFRLDNGMKFIVLERHQAPVVSFLTYANVGGVDEPDGKTGVAHFLEHLAFKGTTRIGTVNYQAEKPLLERLEQLDTQIRAAKANGKQDDVARLQATFKEVESQAAKLVKQNELGQIVEQAGGVGLNATTTTEATRYFYSFPSNKLELWMSLESDRFLDPVIRREFYKEKDVILEERRMRVENSPVGLMVEKFIDTAYKVHPYRRPVIGYDQDIRNLTPEDVQKFFATYYVPSNITIAVVGDVNPTEVKKLAQTYFGRYKAAPKPQSKIKIEPQQTQTREVTVELPSQPWYFEGYHRPAITHPDNAAYEIIGALLSNGRTSRLYKSLVEQKRLALNAQGFSGFPGDKYPNLMLFYARTSPGHTVDELAVALGQEIDKLKTEPVSATELERVKTQARAGLVRSLDSNMGMAQQLLEFEVKTGSWRNLFKQLDEIIAVTPADIQRVAKATFTPENRTVGKLLPKKA
- a CDS encoding M16 family metallopeptidase, producing the protein MQRLKQFKMGKGKRLIYGLVAVFAFLTVTFNFSLSATAAAKHYTQLQFAPLPEIKLPKYERFVLQNGLVVYLMEDHELPLIGGTAMVRTGSRWEPADKVGLAALTGVVMRTGGTKQRSGDDLNQILEQRAASVEVSIGEASGSASFDSLTEDTETVFGLFAEVLREPVFAQEKLDLVKTQAKGGIARRNDDPDDIASREFRKLIYGNDSPYARITEYATVDAIAREDLVQFHQKYFHPNNMILGIVGDFEPQKMRSLIQAKLGNWVRNPKFTKPTVPEASSVNKGGVFFVNQPQLTQSSVLIGHLGGQFNNPDYAALDVLNGVLNGFGGRLFNEVRSRQGLAYSVYGSWSPRFDYPGMFIAGGQTRSDATVQFVKALQAEIKRIQSQPVTAEELARARESTLNSFVFNFQDPAQTLSRLMRYEYYGYPADFLFRYQKAVAATTAADVQRVAKQYLKPDNFVTLVVGNQTAIQPPLTQLAAQVTPIDVTIPSPQARN
- a CDS encoding mechanosensitive ion channel family protein: MKFQEIGQVALALLTQFGLKVIGAIALWIIAQKLIDFAIKLIRRSFRSQNIEPTLINYVLNIISVTLRIVLIVAILGFFGVETTSFAALLAAAGVAIGAAWGGLLANFAAGAFLIIFRPFKVGDFITAAGVTGTVTEIGLFTTDITTPDNVLTIVANNKIFADNIQNFSANPFRRVDLLAQLHHDVDHNQAISLLKARISQIPNVVTNPAPDVEILTFTLAGPVLAVRPYCNNEHYWQVYFDTNKAIRETFGEAGYPIPEQRYAFNFPSENGTSSVIPPSVINS
- a CDS encoding IS5 family transposase, which codes for MYRRAQKQEKAAENFELPFGGKLASDNRWVIMANMIPWSKFEAEYAEIFSARMGAPAKTFRMALGALIIKEKLGISDRETVEQIRENPYLQYFIGMSAYSNESAFDPSMLVHFRERIDIELVNKINQEIVRKMLENKQEVEVRAKKPEVEDSKSKPANRGKLILDASCAPADISYPTDLGLLNQARKQTETIIDTLYKSLLVRNINKPRTYRNKARKDYLAVAKKRKPTVKERRKAIRKQLQYINRNLTHIQQLINLGASLLKLSNSQYKMLLVVAEVYRQQLWLYENQKISIQDRIVSLNQPHIRPIIRGKAGRTVEFGAKFSASYYDGYVFLDHISWDNFNESGDLKSQVEAYKNYTGYYPESVHVDKIYRTRENRAWCQERGIRISGPPLGRPPQNVSPEKKKQAAYDERIRNCIEGKFGQGKRRFSLGRVMAKLPHTSFTAIAITFLVMNLSTLLLRLFCVFFCLFFKTESFFTSSIIETDISLNLKQQKLIFFLD
- a CDS encoding mechanosensitive ion channel family protein → MNIPAISQVALALLIQFGLRVLGAIALWIVAQWLIDFGLKLLRRAFRSRQVEPTLINYIVNIAAVLLRIVLIVAILGFFGIETTSFAALLAAAGIAIGAAWSGLLANFAAGAFLIIFRPFAVGDTITAAGVTGIVEEIGLFTTTINTLDNVRTIVGNNKIFADNIQNFSANPYRRVDLEAQLHHSVDHEDAIRRLKERISQIPHVLNNPVPDVEILDFNLAGPLLAVRPYCHNEHYWQVYFATNKAIRETFGAAGYPVPEQNYRFIEASRDGTSASVAQRTSLG